The sequence atatatatatatatatatatttaattattttttaaaatatataagtttgacaATAATACATAATaagagtaaaatattttttttatattttatttaatcttgtccattataaccaaataaaatataaaaataattattttatcttatccaTTGCTATCAAACACAATTATATCTCCAtctcaatttatattatattttatcttctgTCTTTACTGTCTCTGTTTCTCTCGTCCTGAAACAATAACAATGTTATGGTATCATAGCTCCAGTTCACGTGAATGTGCTCTTGAGCTGCGTACATATGAAGGAATATATATGCGCCTAGTAACTAGATTAGGAAAATGCTTGGACTGCACGAGCTCCCCCTTTTAAGGGTTGTTTGTATTTGCAGCCAAGCTGCGcatctcaaaaaaattatttgattttattttaaattttaaattttttattattagattattttgatagattaattttaaaaataaaaatatttattatattgatatattttttaaaaatatatattttaaaaagcaatcattactataatattaaacattatattatatataatgatgACAACGTTGtacaacactaaaaatataattaattgtattattttaaaaaaaatggattatcATGCTcatcataaattattaaaatataacaaccaataattatttaataggacaaagataaacatataaaataataaagaaaatcactCAATTGatgaaaaagttataaaaatatttcactGTGCAACTTTATCGTGCTCAAATGATaatcatcaatatttatttaatagaaaagAGATAAGCacaatataaagaaagaaacaagggagagaaataaagaaataatttttgagCTGGTaggaatataaattaatattaaggtAACTAACCTCGAGTGCCTGGCCAAGTATGGTGATTATGCCAACATTTTCCCAAGTGTCAAGATTCTTCACAATCAGTTCATCAAACTATTTGACGAAAACAGATATTGAACTTGTGGTGTTCACGAGAAGCACGGAGTAGCAGGCTTTGATCCCCCAGAAGCTCTGCGCAATTGATTTTATACATCTTTTCGTGAATTTCCCCGAATTGTCATGTAAGATTGTCTTAGCCGATTTTATTCATCTTTTCGTGAATTTCCCCGAATTAGCAGCTTCACAAATAGAATATACAAAAATGGAAAAGGCACCGAGAAGAAGCACAGCGCGCGTGGAAACAAAGGGAAGAATTCGTAGACGGAAGAAGAGGCAGCATTTTGTTCTACTTTCGGAAGTGAAACATGAAACTACGTTGGTATGGCCGTCTTATTTCCTTTCTGgcataaatatttgaaattggATAGTGTAGTGTACGGCCGAGAAAATGGGTGTTGGCATTTTGGCTATTGCTGGCCGGAAATGCAAACATCCCCGTTGACGTAAAGAGcgtagctgtttttttttttttaattaaacatatagcttttgttttttttcctagatCCAGTAAATCTTCAtgttttaaatcttgattttataaaaatttactgGGACAATTAAAAGTCGCTATAACATGGACACAAGCAAATTTTGTGCCAATTATTGTTCAAAATCCAAGATTTCGAACCAAGCCTAAATATACGATAAACAACCACGCATTTAAAAGACATAATGACATGAAGCCCTTATTACTCGAGTAATCTTGTGCAACTGTACAAGTAATACTCTGCATCCTAGCCCTTTAATTTCTAACCATTGAAATGACCAAGTTGGTGTACTTGGTTCTAGTCTTTGACAAGTACCCCTCCACCATCTCTCCATACCTTCGAAATAATTCGTCCATTATGTCCCTCCCAAAATGAGATTCCAGCATCGACTCCACGACGGCTCTGATTGTCTTGGCCACCTTCTGTCCACGTGATGCTGCACCAGATGTGGTGTCCACATCGTCGGCACCTCCATCCCAGTCAATTTCAAAGGTTTCGAGTCGACTGACACTGAAAGAACCATCCTTTTCAATCTCTAACCTCGTTTCTCCCGCACATGGACCATAGTAGGGGGCGTTAAAGGAATCGACCTTTTCTTCCTCGACGAGCCCCTGTAGCGTTAGTCAACgccaaaattaaaacaaaagctaGCTtgatgtctatatatatatatatatatatatatatatatgaatgttGTGGTTCCATTCCCAAGTTGGTTATCCATTTTGTGCTGGCATAAATAAACTGTTTTACACCGAGTTTATTCGTTTAATTAGATGCTTGTCCCAAATGGAAAACATCACGGCAACAAGAATTTAGATCAACTTAAACATAAAGTTAGGCTTGGTATCTATAAAGACATTTTCTCTTGAGCTACGAATATATGATAAAAGTCTTGGGAGGCATTATCCTCTAATACTTGGATTTCTATAGAAAACGTCTTCAGCCAAATAatcacaatttaaattttttatcgaAGTCAACATGATGAAAGCGATATGTTAAGGGGTAAAACTATTATATATCTGTACTTTTAATAAAGGAGTACttattctatttgttttttttttttaaaagaatactattattaatattttatgcttTCATATTCGATTGTAACTTAGCCCTTGTGTAGTTTTTTCATcacaattaagtttttttggtGGAGGAACTAACTAACTTATGCTTTTAAATATAgagttattaatttataaaattatcaaaaatacaAGAACTAACTTATAATTTACTCTGTTAagtgaaataataatttaaaattactgAATAAACTATTTTCGATAAAGGTATGAAATGAAATCAACCTAGGTAGAAAATGTGCAGATTTActaaaggaattacttgaatgTAAAATTGTAAGCAAATACACAAGATCAAATTAAAGCATTACGAATTTAATCACCTCAGAAACCATGCTCATTAGTGCCTGTGCTAAGAGCTCCCAATGGTAGCAACTCTCGTCCGTGGCGGGATCGGTCGATCTCCTGCCCATGAATGACAAGAGCATGCAGCCTCCGGGAACTATTTCCTTCGAACGTGATTTTAGAAACGACGAAAAGTCCTTTTGAAACTGCAATGAATATGCTTCTAACACACTAAGCGAGCTTGACTTTGATATATAAATCTTTCCCTTGTTCATGGCCGTCCTCGCGTTGCTCTCTAGACCAGCTGGAACCTGTTCATATATTAATtgctatcttttttaaaattaagcatTCTTTGGTAAGAAGGGAAACTAGaagattaattgatttatttagtaCCTTAAAAGATATTGTCTCAcgttaaaatattaagatttacagttttataataaatttaagatttagaATCTTATATAAATTTTGTCGAATGAGACTTTGATTTTATGACCACTGAAATTATGGGATGAAGAAATCAATAAGTATGTGGTCAGAAATCAATAAGTATGTGGTCCCTGTGTACCACGTGTTTCGATAtgtgtttgatttaatttgttttaaaaatatatttaccttaaaaaaatattaaattaatatttttttaacatttttaataatttttatgtactgaaataaaaaaaaatataaaaaaatttaatgtatttcaaaaaaataatttaaaagaaatacaatacaccataatatcaaatatacttatttttaacaaaGGATTGATGCcggctttttttttaagttagcaATGAGAGCATCCTATCTCTCTTATCACACACACgtgtttattatgtttttatatttatagatagtttttaactatatatataaaaaataaacatatttaattaaaaaacaaaaacaattatatttataaaatagttttaaaatgaatttttatttttgaaacaagGATATGTCCCTTTTTTCTAATTGTCTTGATCTTTCCTTTCTCGAATACTACTTACTTTGATagcttttcattaaaaaataacttgcaATAATTGCACTTGCAATTATTTTCTAAGCCACCGAAAAAGCTCAAATGCGATAAAGAAGGGAAATCATTGGACTGCTTAGTCCTTCACAGTTTCTTTGCAGCGAAAAATTATGACAAGAGGGAAGGGAAGGGATGGGGAAAATTATACcctcaagatatatatatatatatatattattattttttttttttttggggtacGTAGAAAAGTGAatgaaagataataaatattgaatataattaagttgatatcataaatattaGAAAGTTATTTTCTTCCCCGCAATCACCGCCCTCTCTCTTCACTTCTCCTCCATTCACCTGATCTTTTCTAAACAAACGGCAAGCACAAATtaagacaaacaaaaaaatgcaaGACCATGCGATGCGAGCCTAATTGTTAGCTGATTGTTCCTGCATGCACTTGATTATGATGATATAGTTTATATGTCTGTCATACAAACCTGCGAGAGCCAGTGAAGACTAGAAGAAGAGTGCACACAGTGCAAGCTCCTGCTAGGAAACAATCTGCCATAGAAAGAACCCGGCGTTGCTGATACAAAGCATGGCCCGAACTCGGaacccttttctttctttaacctGTCGTGGAATGCTGGCAAGGATccgaaaataaaattgaagtcaTTACAAGGAAGATCATTCAGGAAGACCTTAAGTTCTGGTGTTGGACGCCCCAACTCTCTGCATTTGGCATAGATGATATCAGTCATTTCGGAGATCACTGACAGCGAGTTAGGTCCAGAGGAGCAACCCAGGTCTGCAATACCCATGATGTCTGGGATATTGCTGCGCAACATTTGCGTTATAGCCTCCTCGTTGATTCGCTTTCCCAGAGATATTATCTTGCTCTGCAAAATTAAACAAGTATTAGAGCCCCGAGGGTAGCTCATATTGACTGCACTTTTGTGATCGTCaagactaaaaaaagaaaaagagcagCTTCGTCCCATGGATAAACCTCGAGAAATTGTTCCAAACCATGTGAATATGTATtaaaaccttttttctttttcttttttgctttatatatatatatatatatatatatatatatatatatatatatatatatatatattaacgtgGCATCGGTTACATCTAGACTATGGGAGCGAGCAAACATGTATACGTGCACATATTgttaaatataagaataaataaaaggagaaggGGATGCAAACCTGCACTTTCGAGTTTTTTGCATAACTATTTTCATCATCTCCTTTGTTCATGTGAAGCACTTGCATTACTTCCATCTTTCTGCTCTCTCTTCAGCTAAAACTGCAAGTGATGAAGTGTTTCAGACATTCATGTTGTATATATAGAGGCAGGCAAGGAATCTAGAGCTGAAAAGCTA is a genomic window of Populus alba chromosome 5, ASM523922v2, whole genome shotgun sequence containing:
- the LOC118062119 gene encoding probable jasmonic acid carboxyl methyltransferase 2, with translation MEVMQVLHMNKGDDENSYAKNSKVQSKIISLGKRINEEAITQMLRSNIPDIMGIADLGCSSGPNSLSVISEMTDIIYAKCRELGRPTPELKVFLNDLPCNDFNFIFGSLPAFHDRLKKEKGSEFGPCFVSATPGSFYGRLFPSRSLHCVHSSSSLHWLSQVPAGLESNARTAMNKGKIYISKSSSLSVLEAYSLQFQKDFSSFLKSRSKEIVPGGCMLLSFMGRRSTDPATDESCYHWELLAQALMSMVSEGLVEEEKVDSFNAPYYGPCAGETRLEIEKDGSFSVSRLETFEIDWDGGADDVDTTSGAASRGQKVAKTIRAVVESMLESHFGRDIMDELFRRYGEMVEGYLSKTRTKYTNLVISMVRN